The proteins below are encoded in one region of Mobula birostris isolate sMobBir1 unplaced genomic scaffold, sMobBir1.hap1 scaffold_4982, whole genome shotgun sequence:
- the LOC140193284 gene encoding uncharacterized protein isoform X2 — protein MSQPPTVVIDPTVAPDSARVKSPTVASRTHLRTMEGAPDGRLSWISVSHYNLARLTLTERLHLELRDLGAIEILVGVIEMLFGLPLLFAESYSYPAMIGIPWVAGIWYVLAGSLVIHLIHSRTLFHKRLILVTQVLSGLAAMVSCIIHNLSLFYLPTTPYHYFMMASGL, from the exons ATGTCTCAGCCACCCACCGTCGTTATCGACCCGACTGTGGCCCCGGACTCTGCACGGGTGAAGTCGCCAACGGTGGCGTCGCGGACCCACCTGCGGACCATGGAGGGGGCGCCCGACGGCCGCCTCAGCTGGATCAGCGTCTCGCACTACAACCTGGCACGCCTCACCCTCACCGAGAGGCTGCACCTGGAACTGAGGGACctcggg GCGATCGAGATCCTGGTCGGCGTGATCGAGATGCTTTTCGGTCTCCCGCTGCTGTTCGCCGAGAGTTACTCCTACCCGGCGATGATTGGCATCCCCTGGGTCGCCGGCATCTGG TACGTCCTGGCCGGCTCGCTGGTGATCCACCTGATCCACTCCCGCACTCTCTTCCAC AAGCGGCTGATCCTGGTGACTCAGGTGTTGAGTGGTCTGGCAGCCATGGTCTCCTGCATCATCCACAACCTGTCACTCTTCTACCTGCCCACCACTCCCTACCACTACTTCATG